The following nucleotide sequence is from Salvia splendens isolate huo1 chromosome 2, SspV2, whole genome shotgun sequence.
CTTATGCAAATGTTTTAAatataaatgtacataaataaataaactagtTATATGAATATTGACCTGGATTATTAGCTCGGAACCTAATGACCACCCACCCAAAGGCGGGAACCACAACAGTATTCCGCTCCTGTGGATTGACCAAGTTGAAACTGGCAGCATCAGTTTGGGGATTGTAATTCCCAAACCCTTGCGCCACCACGTAGAAATTGAGGCCGTGCAAATGCATCGGGTGATCATCCGACGACAGCACCGCCGTGTTCTGAAACACCATCTCCACCGTCGCGTTGTACTTGAACACCTTCACCCTTGTCCCCCTCGCCGTGCCCATCAGCGCCGGATTCTGCTGGTTGCTCGGGTTCGTGTAGTCGAACGTCACCGGCGGGTTGTCCGGGAAATCGGCCGTGTAGATCCCGCTCACGTTGCTCACGTACGCTTCCATGATCGACAGCCTCTCCGGGAGCTCGAACGACACGTTGTTCATAGACGCCGCTAGTATCTGGCCCCCCGGCCCACTGCAGGCCCCGGTTGGAGTGTCGCAAGGGCCCGGGACCAGGCCCAGGCCCACCGTCACAAACATGCGCTCGTCTATCTCTAGCGGGACGGGTGTCCAGTGCGGGCTGCTGGTCAAACCGGTCAAGTTGCTTAAAAACGCGTGTGCGGTGTCGCTGTCTCTGGCGTTGGGCATTGCCGGCATTAAGGGAGGCGACTGCGGGGATGCTCCGGTGTATGACACaatggcggtggtggaggtgttGAGGAAGGGAGCCTGAGGGGGGACGACGTGGGCGCTGGCCGCCATGTAGTAGCGGCGGGGGGCTTGGTCGGCTGTCATCAGCGCGTCTACGGTTTGGCCCGGGGCTATGACCAGGACGTCGGAGTTGTAGGGGTCGGTGTAGGATGCATCCACGGCTACCACTGTGAATTTGTGGTTGGCGATCTTGAAGAACACTGGAGTGTTGAGTGCAGCGTTGATTATCCGGAGAAGATAGGTCTTTCCTCGTACCAACGTGAATCTAACCGTATctgttattatttttaaatgtaGATATATCAAATTTTTGTTGACGgttgaaactaaaaataaaaccgTAACTATCTATCAATTGGTTTTGTTTTAAGATGGAATTTGTGTCAATTATTTTGAGCATAGAGTTAGCTAGTAAAAGGAGAATATTATTAATGAGGACTAACTTTTAGAGGAGCATGGGTAAAGATCTCCAGGCTGGCCGTTAATAGTTAAAGCATCAGACATATTAGGCGGTCTCCCCATTGAGACAGCTTCCTCCTCCACGTCCATGATATTGGCATTCCACCACTCGCCTGCAACATCCACACTCAATACTcactttcaatttttattattattagtacatTATAATACTTGTATGAAAATGCAATGATATTACTGACCTACGACGATTGGGATTTCACGGAATGGCGCTGGGAATGGGTACGTGCGACCGCGTGCGGGTCGGATGATTAAGGCTCCATGAGCTGTGGTTCGGAGGGCTTTGAAGTGGGCGTGCCACAAGAGAGTTCCTTCTTGGCGGGTCACGTTGAATCTATAGGTGAAGCTTTGACCGGGTCGAATCGGGCACTGAGTAATGTATTCGGGGCCATCGGCCCAAGCACTCATTAATTGGAACACCCCGTGCCTACACCATTTCATTTGATCAAACATTATTTAGTTGAAAGTGCAATAACGCAAACaatgttatgttatgttatgttgTTTGAATCCCATACCAGTGAATAGTGACATTATACGGTGATACGTTATTGACACGAACAACAAGCGTATCACCATCTTGAGCGACAATAGCTGGTCCAGGAAGACCGCCATTCACCGCTGTGATGACTTGATCTCTGCATAACCGATTCACTCTAACATTTCCCACCTGCAATTCAACATGTTCAATTTCTCTTGATGCATGCATGATAATTGATATGTATGAACAATTGCAATTAAAAAGGAAGAAAGCAGAGAATCAATGAAATAAAAGATTACATTAAAAGTATGTCGCACGATTAGAGCAGAGGCAAAAGATGAGGAGCAAGCCAAAAGAGCCAACGCCCATGCTAGAAACGCCAAGGAACGACGCATTGCTACGTAGTTAAGATATGAAGGAATTAATGTaagatataaaaatatgaaatatggAGCTTAGGAGGTTGATGAGATGGATTGGTGAAGAAACTGAGGCATATATGTCTCTATTTATACCAAAACAAA
It contains:
- the LOC121792226 gene encoding laccase-7-like encodes the protein MRRSLAFLAWALALLACSSSFASALIVRHTFNVGNVRVNRLCRDQVITAVNGGLPGPAIVAQDGDTLVVRVNNVSPYNVTIHWHGVFQLMSAWADGPEYITQCPIRPGQSFTYRFNVTRQEGTLLWHAHFKALRTTAHGALIIRPARGRTYPFPAPFREIPIVVGEWWNANIMDVEEEAVSMGRPPNMSDALTINGQPGDLYPCSSKNTVRFTLVRGKTYLLRIINAALNTPVFFKIANHKFTVVAVDASYTDPYNSDVLVIAPGQTVDALMTADQAPRRYYMAASAHVVPPQAPFLNTSTTAIVSYTGASPQSPPLMPAMPNARDSDTAHAFLSNLTGLTSSPHWTPVPLEIDERMFVTVGLGLVPGPCDTPTGACSGPGGQILAASMNNVSFELPERLSIMEAYVSNVSGIYTADFPDNPPVTFDYTNPSNQQNPALMGTARGTRVKVFKYNATVEMVFQNTAVLSSDDHPMHLHGLNFYVVAQGFGNYNPQTDAASFNLVNPQERNTVVVPAFGWVVIRFRANNPGVWFVHCHIDAHVPWGLSNAFIIENGPTPDTTLPPPPADLPKC